Proteins encoded together in one Lysinibacillus sp. FSL K6-0232 window:
- a CDS encoding threonine aldolase family protein, whose amino-acid sequence MIRFDNDYAEGAHPQILQRLVATNEEQSPGYGMDEHSEKARAYIQQAIGAEHAAVHFLVGGTQTNTTVIASILRPYQGVIAANTGHIAVHETGAIEAAGHKVLTIASDDGKITAAQVKALYDGHWQDSTHEHMVQPGLVYISHPTENGTTYSKAELTALSEMCRACGLPLFLDGARLGYGLVAQGNDLSLADIARLCDVFYIGGTKLGAMFGEAVVIMNPTYQAHFRYMMKQRGGLLAKGRLLGIQFEALFEDTLYLDIAHHAVAMAMQIRQAFVAKGFTLRYDSKTNQQFPILPKPILEKLSEAYSFAIWEPYSDTHTVVRFCTSWATKQEHVDQLIAEIEQL is encoded by the coding sequence ATGATACGATTTGATAATGATTATGCAGAGGGCGCACACCCACAAATTTTACAGCGTTTAGTTGCCACAAATGAGGAGCAATCACCAGGCTATGGTATGGATGAGCATAGCGAAAAAGCGAGAGCCTATATTCAGCAAGCAATTGGGGCAGAGCATGCGGCTGTTCATTTTTTAGTTGGAGGCACACAAACTAATACGACTGTGATTGCCTCAATTTTGCGACCTTATCAGGGGGTGATCGCTGCTAATACAGGTCATATTGCCGTGCATGAAACAGGGGCTATTGAAGCAGCAGGTCATAAGGTTTTAACCATTGCTAGCGATGATGGCAAAATTACCGCTGCACAGGTAAAAGCCCTTTATGATGGGCATTGGCAGGACAGCACACATGAGCATATGGTACAGCCAGGCTTAGTCTATATATCGCATCCTACAGAAAATGGCACAACCTATAGCAAGGCAGAGCTAACAGCCCTTAGCGAAATGTGTCGTGCTTGCGGCTTGCCATTATTTTTAGATGGCGCACGCTTGGGCTACGGGCTTGTTGCGCAGGGAAATGATTTATCTTTAGCGGATATTGCTCGGCTTTGTGATGTTTTTTATATTGGAGGCACAAAGCTGGGCGCAATGTTTGGTGAGGCTGTTGTGATTATGAATCCTACCTATCAAGCACATTTTCGCTATATGATGAAGCAACGAGGCGGGCTGCTTGCCAAAGGTCGCCTGCTAGGCATTCAATTTGAAGCATTATTTGAAGATACGCTATATTTGGATATTGCTCATCATGCTGTAGCAATGGCCATGCAAATACGTCAGGCATTTGTTGCTAAAGGCTTTACATTGCGCTATGATTCCAAGACAAATCAGCAATTTCCGATTTTGCCAAAGCCGATTTTAGAAAAATTAAGTGAAGCATACTCCTTCGCAATATGGGAGCCGTATAGTGATACACATACTGTTGTGCGCTTTTGTACAAGCTGGGCAACAAAGCAGGAGCATGTGGATCAGCTTATCGCGGAGATTGAGCAGCTATGA
- a CDS encoding DUF1697 domain-containing protein has translation MTTYIALLRGINVGGHNKIKMAALREALQTLALHNIQTYIQSGNILFESSESEAVLQQQIHATIQEVFAITSTVIIRTAEEFQAIVKECPFSAEEIAAAGATAIGECLHVAFLPAPPTAVSAETFLAYANDKERCVIAGRNIYLLFYESVRNAKLSQKLHQLELPATVRNWKTITKLAAMADGI, from the coding sequence ATGACTACATATATCGCACTGTTAAGAGGCATTAATGTAGGTGGGCATAATAAAATAAAAATGGCTGCATTACGAGAGGCATTGCAAACATTGGCACTCCATAATATTCAAACCTATATACAAAGCGGCAATATACTGTTTGAATCAAGCGAAAGTGAAGCTGTGCTGCAACAGCAAATTCACGCTACGATTCAGGAGGTGTTTGCTATTACAAGCACCGTCATTATTAGAACGGCTGAGGAATTTCAAGCAATTGTGAAGGAATGTCCTTTTTCAGCGGAGGAAATAGCAGCGGCAGGTGCTACCGCTATAGGAGAGTGCCTTCATGTTGCATTCCTGCCAGCGCCGCCAACAGCGGTAAGTGCTGAAACCTTTTTAGCCTATGCCAATGATAAGGAACGCTGCGTGATAGCGGGAAGAAATATTTATTTATTATTTTATGAAAGCGTCCGCAATGCCAAACTCAGTCAAAAGCTCCATCAGCTAGAGCTTCCAGCAACTGTTCGTAATTGGAAGACAATCACAAAGCTGGCGGCGATGGCTGATGGCATTTAA
- a CDS encoding YhdH/YhfP family quinone oxidoreductase yields MDSFQALVVKEQDEQIIYEVDTVTLDDLSAGDVLIQVAYSSINYKDMLAVQKNGGVIRNYPMIPGIDLSGTVVQSADGRFTAGQQVIVTGFAMGMTHTGGFAKYARVPAEWIVPLPANLDLREAMVFGTAGYTAALSIIALEQHGMKVEDNPRILVTGSTGGVGSLAVQMLTTIGYSNIAALVRKEHQVAVAQSLGATDIIFASELGDLKKPLQQQKYDYVLDTVGGDVAATVIPQIAYGGSISMCGNAGGIQLSTNVLPFILRGIQLLGIDSVNVPIEQRADVWAKMANDWNIAHNALTEEITLEEVPQTIDAIKNGQHLGRTIVNML; encoded by the coding sequence ATGGATTCTTTTCAAGCACTAGTTGTCAAAGAGCAGGACGAGCAAATTATATATGAGGTAGATACTGTTACTTTGGACGATTTATCAGCAGGTGATGTGCTAATTCAAGTGGCATACTCCTCCATTAACTACAAGGATATGCTGGCGGTTCAGAAAAATGGCGGTGTGATTCGCAACTACCCAATGATTCCCGGTATTGATTTAAGTGGGACAGTCGTTCAATCGGCAGATGGGCGCTTTACAGCAGGTCAGCAAGTAATTGTTACAGGCTTTGCGATGGGTATGACGCATACAGGTGGATTTGCCAAATATGCGCGTGTGCCTGCTGAGTGGATTGTGCCGTTACCAGCGAATTTAGATTTACGAGAGGCGATGGTTTTTGGCACAGCAGGCTATACGGCGGCATTGTCGATTATCGCCCTAGAGCAGCATGGCATGAAGGTAGAGGATAATCCACGCATCCTTGTAACAGGCTCAACAGGCGGTGTTGGTAGCCTTGCTGTGCAGATGCTGACAACAATCGGCTATAGCAATATTGCGGCATTGGTGAGAAAAGAGCATCAAGTGGCTGTGGCACAGTCTTTAGGCGCAACGGATATTATTTTTGCTAGTGAGCTTGGTGATCTGAAAAAGCCATTACAACAGCAAAAATATGATTATGTATTGGATACAGTAGGCGGAGATGTTGCTGCTACAGTTATTCCACAAATTGCTTATGGCGGTAGCATTAGCATGTGTGGCAATGCTGGTGGGATTCAGTTATCAACGAATGTCTTACCATTTATTTTACGAGGCATTCAGCTTCTAGGCATTGATTCGGTTAATGTACCAATTGAACAACGAGCAGATGTGTGGGCAAAAATGGCAAACGATTGGAATATTGCTCACAATGCCTTAACAGAGGAAATTACACTGGAAGAAGTACCTCAAACAATTGATGCTATCAAAAATGGGCAGCACCTTGGTAGAACCATTGTTAATATGTTATAA
- a CDS encoding MarR family winged helix-turn-helix transcriptional regulator: MELQECINFLLSTSQNKVFKHFSKLLEAYEVTPAQYGVLNCLWHEGQLLPKQIGEMLYLEAPTVSGILDKMQKAGFIERSVDPENRRTVLVVATPKANELKEKIDKATEALNATAFQHLSSHEQEVLKKALVTMINTEF; encoded by the coding sequence ATGGAATTACAGGAATGTATAAACTTTTTATTAAGCACAAGTCAAAATAAGGTGTTTAAACATTTTAGCAAGCTATTAGAGGCGTATGAGGTAACACCAGCCCAGTACGGTGTATTAAATTGCTTATGGCATGAGGGGCAGCTGCTTCCTAAGCAAATTGGGGAAATGCTGTATTTAGAAGCGCCAACGGTTTCTGGTATTTTAGATAAAATGCAAAAGGCGGGCTTCATTGAGCGCTCGGTTGACCCTGAAAACCGCCGAACGGTATTAGTCGTTGCCACACCAAAGGCAAACGAGCTAAAGGAAAAAATCGACAAGGCAACAGAGGCATTGAATGCAACAGCTTTCCAGCATTTATCAAGCCATGAGCAGGAGGTGCTAAAAAAGGCTTTAGTAACAATGATTAATACGGAATTTTAA
- a CDS encoding DNA cytosine methyltransferase gives MLKIEERGRGRFKPAPNYNIDDVKKILLEKIEEEVRNQSTINDYDAGELVYKTDKVNVIGLFAGAGGLDLGVELAGLDVVIGKNKTDSVLSNYADFNRVREKSIFHHLYVNDIFKEALETYRHNFPNGVLIHLQDIRKVKDFPTADVVLGGPPCPGFSEAGPRLVDDPRNFLYIHYIRCLMQVQPKFFIMENVKGMLTLGKGEVFRQIKQDFEAAGYRVYHKLVNARDYGAPQIRERVFLVGVRNDINYEYEFPEATHGEGLKPFVTLKEAIGDLESNPGPYFTGSYSTIFLSRNRKKKWHEQSFTIQASGRQAPIHPAGLPMEKVKKDKWIFSDGEENNRRLSIKEISRIQTFPDWFTFSDGDNLKMSENGRLDKIYKQIGNAVPVVLARAIATPIAEWFYQQDKGENKCHSDQLQMF, from the coding sequence ATGTTAAAAATTGAAGAACGTGGTAGAGGTAGATTTAAACCAGCCCCAAATTATAATATTGATGATGTAAAAAAAATACTCTTGGAAAAAATAGAAGAAGAAGTGCGAAACCAGTCTACGATAAATGATTATGATGCAGGTGAATTAGTTTACAAAACAGATAAAGTTAACGTTATTGGTTTATTTGCTGGTGCTGGGGGATTAGATTTAGGTGTGGAGCTAGCTGGATTAGATGTAGTTATAGGCAAAAATAAAACAGACTCTGTTCTATCAAATTATGCTGATTTTAACAGAGTAAGAGAAAAAAGTATTTTCCATCATCTTTATGTTAACGATATTTTTAAGGAAGCGTTAGAAACATACAGACATAACTTTCCTAATGGTGTATTAATACATTTACAAGATATTCGCAAGGTAAAAGATTTTCCAACTGCTGATGTTGTATTAGGGGGACCACCTTGCCCTGGATTTAGTGAGGCAGGACCAAGATTAGTAGATGACCCAAGGAATTTTTTATACATTCACTATATTCGTTGTTTAATGCAAGTACAGCCTAAATTCTTCATTATGGAGAATGTAAAAGGCATGCTGACACTTGGAAAAGGTGAAGTGTTTAGACAAATCAAACAAGACTTTGAGGCAGCAGGATATCGTGTGTATCATAAATTAGTTAATGCAAGAGATTATGGGGCACCACAAATACGTGAGAGAGTTTTTTTAGTTGGGGTGCGTAATGATATTAACTATGAATATGAATTTCCTGAAGCGACTCATGGAGAGGGATTAAAGCCGTTCGTGACCTTAAAAGAAGCCATTGGTGACTTAGAATCTAACCCAGGACCTTACTTTACAGGTTCTTATTCCACTATTTTTCTAAGTCGTAACCGTAAAAAGAAGTGGCATGAACAAAGCTTTACTATTCAAGCTAGTGGTCGACAAGCACCTATTCATCCAGCAGGCTTACCAATGGAGAAAGTAAAAAAAGATAAATGGATTTTTTCAGATGGAGAAGAAAATAATCGTCGGTTATCAATTAAAGAAATTTCTCGAATCCAAACATTCCCTGACTGGTTTACTTTTAGTGATGGGGATAACCTGAAAATGTCTGAAAATGGTAGATTGGATAAAATCTATAAACAAATAGGGAATGCTGTACCTGTTGTATTGGCAAGAGCAATTGCAACTCCAATAGCGGAGTGGTTTTACCAACAAGATAAAGGAGAGAACAAATGTCATTCAGACCAACTACAAATGTTTTAA
- a CDS encoding NgoPII family restriction endonuclease has product MSFRPTTNVLIALANILKRQQNTMPIVLDHVNQNRINSTGDLLEYYVKDAFCNEAAETELTNEKLKAYQNTFSYLGNSNNPPDFVVRYGPAIEVKKFEGKGTNGIALNSSFPKDYLYANDIRIKKECVSCEDEFGGWKKKDMIYAIGNVSKNHLHSLWLIYGDCYAASKDTYERITNTIKEGVSSIPGVEFGITKELGRVNRVDPLGITYLRIRGMWGIEHPSAVYRPYIKTDTEKTNIYVLMNKETYREIHDKPNLEPYLSKNILTMEGIQIPNPNNPAKNIDAILFSASF; this is encoded by the coding sequence ATGTCATTCAGACCAACTACAAATGTTTTAATTGCATTAGCTAATATTTTAAAAAGACAACAAAATACAATGCCGATTGTTCTTGACCACGTTAATCAAAATCGAATTAACAGTACAGGAGATCTGCTTGAATATTATGTAAAAGATGCGTTTTGTAATGAAGCTGCAGAAACAGAATTAACGAATGAAAAGTTAAAAGCTTATCAAAATACATTTAGTTATCTTGGAAATTCAAACAATCCTCCTGACTTTGTGGTAAGGTATGGACCAGCTATAGAGGTAAAAAAATTTGAAGGTAAAGGAACAAATGGGATTGCCTTAAACAGTTCTTTTCCTAAAGATTATTTATATGCGAATGATATTAGAATAAAAAAAGAATGTGTGAGTTGTGAGGATGAATTTGGCGGCTGGAAAAAGAAGGATATGATTTATGCTATTGGTAATGTTAGCAAAAATCATTTACATAGCTTGTGGTTAATCTATGGAGATTGTTATGCAGCTAGCAAAGATACTTATGAGCGAATCACTAATACAATTAAAGAAGGCGTATCTAGTATTCCAGGTGTCGAGTTTGGGATAACAAAAGAACTTGGTAGAGTTAATCGTGTAGATCCATTAGGCATTACTTATTTACGTATAAGAGGTATGTGGGGCATAGAACATCCATCTGCTGTGTACCGTCCGTATATCAAAACAGATACAGAAAAAACAAATATCTATGTATTGATGAACAAAGAAACATATAGAGAAATACATGATAAACCTAATTTAGAACCATATTTATCGAAAAATATTTTAACAATGGAAGGTATACAAATTCCTAATCCAAATAATCCAGCTAAAAATATAGATGCAATCCTATTTTCAGCATCATTCTAA